GCAGGCCCTCGACCTGGTTGGGAAGGAGCACTGGGACATCGTTGTCCTGGACATCACAATGCCGGGGCGAAGTGGTCTCGATGTGATGCGCGAGATCAGAAACTCGCGGCCCAGGCTCCCGGTGCTGGTGCTCAGCATCCACCCGGAGAACCAGTTTGCGGTCCGTGTGCTTACGCTTGGCGCGGCAGGCTACATGACCAAAGAGAGCGCCGCCGAGGAATTGGTGGGGGCAGTCAAAAAGGTGCTCGCCGGGGGCCGCTACGTCAGCACGGCGCTGGCGGAAAGACTGGCTACGAATCTTTCGAGGGACCGGGTAAAACCGCCTCAGGAACTGCTCTCCGACCGGGAATTCCAGGTCCTGCGCCTGATCGCTTCGGGCAAGATCGTCAGCCAAATCGCCGCCGAGCTTGCCTTGAGCGTCAAGACTATCAGCACCTACCGCACCCGTATCCTGGAGAAAATGGGCCTGAGAAACAACGCCGAGTTGATGCACTACGCGATGCAGCATCAGCTCGTCGAAATGACGTTGGGCGCGCAATGAACACCATCCAAAAGCGTTGCAGCCTGCACGACAAGCCCCGCCGCGCCATGCACTTTGCACGGTGGACAAGAGGTTTCAACTGGCCGCTGAAAACCGTTCGACCACCGGTTGGCGACCCGTGTCAGCGGGGATCGCCAAAGGACATTGTTGCTGGCAATGGGGTTGCGGGCTTTTTGCAGGGAGCCCGCCTGGAGCTGCTTTCCGGTGCGGTGCTGGGAAGCGAACGTGGCACACCCCACGCTAATTGGATGGCACGGGCACGAAGGGGCCCTATATGAAAAGGCGGCCGGATTACCGTTACTAAGAGCCAAAACAAAAGATTAGACACTGAGGATTCACGAAGATCACAATTATGAACAATAAGATATTAACTCTCGCACTGCTTTGCGCTGCCGCTTTTGCGGTGGGATGCAATAAAGAGCAAACCACCTCTCAACAGCTCGACAATGCCCAGACGGAAACAAAACAGGCCGCGCAGGACATGAAGGATTACACCTACGCCCAAAAATCCTCCTTCGTCGAGAAAATGCAAGGCCAGTTGGCCGCGCTCAATCAGGATTTGGACCAGCTTTCGGCAAAGGTCGAAAGCTCCAGCGACGCCGTCAAGGCCGATGCCAAGCCCAAACTCGAGGGGCTGCGCAACCAAACGGCGCAGTTGAGCAAACAGCTTGACGGTGTCAGAAACGCGACCGAGTCCACCTGGGACAGCGTCAAAAGCGGTTTCGAAAAAGCCTACGAATCATCGAAGGACGGGTTCAGCCAGGCACGCCAGTGGGTGAGCGACAAAATCGCGCCATGAGGCGGAAGGGTTTTATGGAGAAAAGCTGCATATGAAAACAACAAACTCGGGAATGATTGAAACAGTAAAAGACAAGATCGTGACCGCGATCAAAGGCACGGGAAACATCGTCCAGGCGACAGTGGATACCGTTGCTCAAATCCTCGCGACCACAATCAAAGACACCGGAAAGGTGGGCACGTCGGTGACGGGTGCCATCGCCAACGTTGCCAGCGGCGCGATCCGCGCCGCGGCGCAGATTGGCGTGGACCTCACGCAGGCGGCCAAAGGGATCATGCTCGGGGTGCTGCGCGGCACTAAAGAGACAGGCACGGCGGTCCTGGACGCCATCAGTCATACGGCACAAGTTGCCGTGCGAGATACGGCCAAGGTCGGAGGCAACCTCGAGGCTGCGGCCACGGGTCTCGTCCAGGGGGCGATCCAGGGCGCTAAGGAATTAGGAGTCAATGCCGAGGAGGCCGCCGCGGCCGCTGCCAGCGGCGCTTTGAAAGGCGCCGGGGAAGTGGGTTCGACGGCGGTCGAGGCGGTCCGCAA
The window above is part of the Verrucomicrobiia bacterium genome. Proteins encoded here:
- a CDS encoding response regulator transcription factor; this translates as MMRILLVDDHTVVRRGLKQILADEFKQAAFGEAGSAQQALDLVGKEHWDIVVLDITMPGRSGLDVMREIRNSRPRLPVLVLSIHPENQFAVRVLTLGAAGYMTKESAAEELVGAVKKVLAGGRYVSTALAERLATNLSRDRVKPPQELLSDREFQVLRLIASGKIVSQIAAELALSVKTISTYRTRILEKMGLRNNAELMHYAMQHQLVEMTLGAQ